A stretch of Deinococcus sedimenti DNA encodes these proteins:
- the mobA gene encoding molybdenum cofactor guanylyltransferase yields MTPGLWADVTGVVTAGGRSSRFGSDKALVTWQGHTLLERACAPLDRAPTRLLIAPQGRYHVPGWTVTPDTRPGEGPLAALEAALNAAPDGWVAFTGVDLPSLTPAYWDALLAAREPGALSVQTRDGLNRPQPLAALYHTDLRAHVTELLDLGERRLRLAAPAPRVRHVPGIDPTLLRNVNTPADLP; encoded by the coding sequence ATGACCCCCGGGCTCTGGGCGGACGTGACCGGCGTCGTCACCGCCGGGGGCCGCTCCAGCCGCTTCGGCAGCGACAAGGCCCTCGTCACGTGGCAGGGCCACACGCTCCTCGAACGCGCCTGCGCCCCCCTGGACCGCGCCCCCACCCGCCTGCTCATCGCCCCCCAGGGCCGCTACCACGTGCCCGGCTGGACCGTCACGCCCGACACCCGCCCCGGCGAAGGACCCCTGGCCGCCCTGGAAGCCGCGCTGAACGCCGCCCCGGACGGCTGGGTGGCCTTCACCGGCGTGGACCTGCCCAGCCTGACCCCCGCCTACTGGGACGCGCTGCTGGCCGCCCGCGAACCCGGCGCGCTGAGCGTGCAGACCCGCGACGGCCTGAACCGCCCCCAGCCCCTCGCGGCCCTGTACCACACCGACCTGCGCGCCCACGTCACCGAACTGCTCGACCTCGGCGAACGGCGCCTCAGACTCGCCGCGCCCGCCCCGCGGGTCCGGCACGTGCCCGGCATCGACCCCACCCTGCTGCGCAACGTGAACACCCCCGCCGATCTGCCCTGA
- a CDS encoding DUF4385 domain-containing protein codes for MPKFDYSLKYAELDLRAHPELYRVGVGEQGVLLVQPYKSEILPHWRFATPEVARESSEHIYGMFLAYLEAGDIVGADMARKFLQMGFTRARRYANHRGGKKYEGPVPDDKKGQSGAHGRAERPRDPEDPVKAESARIFKAKWDEAEANVEYARLKREHKARFG; via the coding sequence GTGCCGAAGTTCGATTACTCCCTGAAGTACGCGGAACTGGACCTGCGCGCGCATCCGGAGTTGTACCGGGTGGGGGTGGGGGAGCAGGGCGTGTTGCTGGTGCAGCCGTACAAGTCGGAGATCCTGCCGCACTGGCGGTTCGCGACGCCGGAGGTGGCCCGCGAGAGCAGCGAGCACATCTATGGGATGTTCCTGGCGTACCTGGAGGCGGGGGACATCGTGGGGGCGGACATGGCCCGCAAGTTCCTGCAGATGGGGTTCACGCGCGCGCGGCGCTACGCGAACCACCGGGGCGGAAAGAAGTACGAGGGGCCGGTTCCGGACGACAAGAAGGGCCAGAGTGGCGCGCATGGCCGCGCGGAGCGCCCGCGTGATCCGGAGGATCCGGTGAAGGCCGAGTCCGCGCGAATCTTCAAGGCGAAGTGGGATGAGGCGGAGGCGAACGTGGAGTACGCGCGGCTGAAGCGGGAGCACAAAGCCCGCTTCGGGTAG
- a CDS encoding Dps family protein: MTKKSKAAPKKAPAPAKKAAGKASGQAKADAAHLNTTNNALVDHAYLSEAEFGTVAETLQRNLATTISLYLKFKKYHWDIRGRFFRDLHLAYDEFIDMFFPAIDEQAERLVALGGSPIAAPSDIERFSVVKVPTETVRDARTQVADLVADLTRVGKGYRDDSQTVDDANDPATADLYNGYAATIDKIRWMLQAIMDDDRMN; the protein is encoded by the coding sequence ATGACGAAGAAGAGTAAGGCCGCCCCCAAGAAAGCCCCAGCCCCGGCGAAGAAGGCGGCCGGGAAGGCCAGCGGGCAGGCGAAGGCGGACGCCGCGCACCTGAACACCACGAACAACGCGCTGGTGGATCACGCGTACCTCTCGGAAGCCGAGTTCGGGACGGTCGCGGAGACGCTGCAGCGGAACCTCGCCACGACGATCAGCCTGTACCTGAAGTTCAAGAAGTACCACTGGGACATCCGCGGGCGGTTCTTCCGTGACCTGCACCTCGCGTACGACGAGTTCATCGACATGTTCTTCCCCGCCATCGACGAGCAGGCCGAGCGTCTGGTGGCGCTGGGCGGCAGCCCCATCGCCGCGCCGAGCGACATCGAGCGGTTCAGCGTCGTGAAGGTCCCCACCGAGACGGTGCGCGACGCGCGCACGCAGGTGGCGGATCTGGTCGCGGACCTGACCCGCGTCGGCAAGGGCTACCGCGACGACAGCCAGACGGTGGACGACGCGAACGACCCGGCGACCGCCGACCTGTACAACGGGTACGCGGCGACCATCGACAAGATCCGCTGGATGCTCCAGGCGATCATGGACGACGACCGGATGAACTGA
- a CDS encoding MBL fold metallo-hydrolase, protein MSSLSPLAPGVHFLPGAVNSLVLEDGRGGALLVDTGLDDGHARKLLRGLAELGLTPTGILNTHSHADHHGGNALLLKKFPELKVFAPPLENAIITHPILEPIGLFGARPPKALQSKFLLAPPSPARLAPEPGLTRIGGVSLELIEVAGHASLMYAVRVGGVLYAADALFGPEALAKHPLVFCQDSALQKEAAARLGELEGVAVTLPGHGDPTGDLPGLVAANLSALERVTDAVRAAVRAGEAGVDDLLARVCDGLGVQMSNAGAVVLNRAVVSAHLTELLERGEVGLRVAGNRLVFFAEG, encoded by the coding sequence ATGAGCAGCCTGTCTCCCCTGGCCCCCGGTGTGCACTTCCTGCCGGGCGCGGTGAATTCGCTGGTGCTGGAGGACGGGCGGGGTGGGGCGCTGCTGGTGGATACCGGGCTGGACGACGGGCACGCCCGGAAGCTGTTGCGCGGGCTGGCCGAGCTTGGCCTGACGCCGACGGGGATTCTGAACACGCACAGTCACGCGGATCATCACGGGGGCAACGCGCTGCTCCTGAAGAAATTTCCGGAGTTGAAGGTGTTCGCGCCGCCGCTGGAGAACGCGATCATCACGCACCCGATCCTCGAACCCATCGGATTGTTCGGTGCGCGGCCGCCGAAGGCGTTGCAGTCGAAGTTCCTGCTCGCGCCGCCCAGTCCGGCGCGGCTGGCACCCGAGCCGGGTCTGACGCGGATCGGCGGGGTGAGCCTGGAGTTGATCGAGGTGGCGGGGCACGCGAGCCTGATGTACGCCGTGCGGGTGGGCGGCGTGCTGTACGCGGCGGACGCGCTGTTCGGGCCGGAGGCGCTGGCGAAGCACCCGCTCGTGTTCTGCCAGGATTCGGCGCTTCAGAAGGAGGCGGCGGCACGGCTGGGGGAGCTGGAGGGCGTGGCGGTGACCCTACCGGGGCACGGCGATCCGACCGGGGACCTGCCGGGGCTGGTCGCGGCGAACCTCTCGGCGCTGGAGCGCGTGACGGACGCGGTGCGCGCGGCGGTCCGCGCCGGGGAGGCGGGGGTGGATGACCTGCTGGCGCGCGTATGTGACGGACTGGGCGTGCAGATGTCGAACGCGGGCGCGGTGGTCCTGAACCGCGCGGTGGTCAGCGCGCACCTGACCGAGCTGCTGGAACGCGGCGAGGTGGGCCTGCGCGTGGCGGGGAACCGGCTGGTGTTCTTCGCGGAAGGGTGA